Proteins encoded within one genomic window of Brassica rapa cultivar Chiifu-401-42 chromosome A09, CAAS_Brap_v3.01, whole genome shotgun sequence:
- the LOC117128244 gene encoding protein PHLOEM PROTEIN 2-LIKE A8-like: MAILSPSVFLNFRGDQLRYGFVSHLLDAFQRHGIMFFVDKNEQRGKDMTNLFVRIEASKIALAIFSSRYAESSWCMDELVKMKKCVDNGSLQVIPIFYKVRASDVNRKTGEFGEKFWALARVSSGEQIKNWMEALECISGKMGLSLGDKR, from the exons ATGGCAATCCTGTCTCCTTCAGTTTTTCTCAATTTTCGAGGAGACCAGTTACGCTATGGGTTCGTCAGTCACCTCCTCGACGCCTTTCAAAGACACGGGATCATGTTCTTCGTAGATAAAAATGAGCAGAGGGGAAAAGACATGACAAACCTCTTTGTAAGGATCGAAGCATCGAAGATCGCGCTCGCAATTTTTTCAAGCAG GTATGCAGAGTCAAGCTGGTGCATGGATGAGCTGGTGAAGATGAAGAAGTGTGTCGACAATGGGAGCCTCCAAGTGATTCCTATTTTTTACAAGGTTAGGGCAAGTGATGTGAATAGGAAAACAGGCGAGTTTGGTGAAAAATTTTGGGCACTAGCAAGAGTTTCTAGTGGAGAGCAGATCAAGAATTGGATGGAAGCCCTAGAATGTATCTCGGGGAAGATGGGTTTGTCCTTGGGAGACAAAAGGTAG